A window of the Flavobacterium sangjuense genome harbors these coding sequences:
- a CDS encoding nucleoside-diphosphate kinase produces MATNRTFTMIKPDGVENGHIGGILNMITEGGFRIVAMKLTQLTVADAKAFYAVHAERPFYGELVEFMTRGPIVAAILEKDNAVEDFRTLIGATNPAQAAEGTIRKKYATSVGENAVHGSDSDENAAIEGAFHFAGREQF; encoded by the coding sequence ATGGCAACGAATAGAACATTTACAATGATTAAGCCTGATGGTGTTGAAAACGGACACATCGGTGGAATTTTAAATATGATTACTGAAGGTGGTTTCAGAATTGTAGCAATGAAATTAACGCAATTGACAGTAGCTGACGCAAAAGCATTTTACGCTGTACACGCTGAAAGGCCTTTCTACGGAGAATTAGTAGAATTCATGACACGTGGACCAATCGTAGCAGCAATCCTGGAAAAAGACAATGCTGTTGAAGATTTCAGAACGTTAATCGGAGCTACAAACCCTGCACAAGCTGCAGAAGGAACTATCCGTAAAAAATATGCAACTTCAGTTGGTGAAAATGCTGTTCACGGTTCAGATAGCGATGAGAATGCAGCTATCGAAGGTGCTTTCCACTTTGCAGGAAGAGAGCAGTTTTAA
- a CDS encoding acyloxyacyl hydrolase — translation MKKKLISVLVILISYAALAQSTPEKKESKFELTVNTKLGFAKLKQTGNVALNGNINGGDILFSLPLGKTWKIASGIGYFEYNANPTIAGNTASLKNTYLHIPLQFNSDLAIFNNENTQNQKIFFNLGLGLYTNTLLKQELETITDNTSTKNMGWNFGFSSQIGLKFLLTDALNLGMGLESQSDFTKMKKDGAEQRIEQINALYFKMGFTF, via the coding sequence ATGAAAAAAAAACTGATTTCAGTTTTAGTCATTTTAATCTCTTATGCTGCTTTGGCGCAATCAACTCCTGAAAAAAAAGAAAGCAAATTTGAGTTAACGGTCAATACCAAATTAGGATTTGCCAAACTGAAGCAAACCGGCAATGTGGCATTAAACGGAAACATTAACGGTGGCGACATATTATTTTCACTGCCTTTAGGAAAAACATGGAAAATAGCTTCAGGTATCGGTTACTTTGAATACAATGCCAATCCTACCATTGCTGGAAATACAGCCAGTTTAAAAAACACTTATTTACATATACCGTTACAATTTAATAGTGACTTAGCTATTTTTAACAATGAAAATACACAGAATCAAAAAATATTCTTCAATCTTGGCTTAGGATTGTATACCAATACTTTATTAAAACAGGAATTAGAAACCATAACAGACAATACTTCAACTAAAAATATGGGATGGAACTTTGGTTTTTCAAGTCAAATCGGACTAAAGTTTCTCCTTACTGATGCGCTTAACCTTGGTATGGGTTTAGAAAGTCAAAGCGATTTTACCAAAATGAAAAAAGATGGTGCTGAACAAAGAATCGAACAAATAAATGCTCTATATTTTAAAATGGGTTTTACCTTTTAA
- a CDS encoding cupin domain-containing protein: protein MKTLIKNPANFIIMVIILLSASAYAQDPVPLAPKNYTKVLLDNEFVRVLQFEMAPGDVIPWHSHPNHVAYVVAAGKIEITDKGQAPVTMDVKVGEALFLPAVTHSGKNVGKTTIKLIITEIKK from the coding sequence ATGAAAACACTAATTAAAAACCCAGCAAATTTTATCATCATGGTCATCATCCTTTTAAGTGCTTCTGCTTATGCACAGGATCCGGTGCCTCTTGCGCCAAAAAATTACACTAAAGTACTGCTCGATAATGAATTTGTAAGAGTACTGCAATTTGAAATGGCACCTGGAGATGTTATACCTTGGCACAGCCATCCAAACCATGTTGCTTATGTTGTAGCTGCTGGAAAAATTGAAATCACAGACAAAGGCCAAGCACCGGTTACTATGGATGTTAAAGTAGGGGAAGCTCTTTTTCTACCAGCGGTTACCCATAGTGGAAAAAATGTTGGAAAAACGACTATAAAACTGATCATCACCGAAATTAAAAAATAG
- a CDS encoding valine--tRNA ligase, producing the protein MSIPAQFNAAAVEKKWYDYWMKNNYFHSKPDHRKPYTITIPPPNVTGVLHMGHMLNNTIQDVLIRRARLKGFNACWVPGTDHASIATEAKVVAKLKSEGINKNDLTREEFLKHAWDWTDKYGGTILEQLKQLGCSCDWDRTKFTMDPDMSASVIRSFVDLYNKGYIYRGYRMVNWDPEAKTTLSDEEVIFEERQGKLYFLKYQIEGSSDFLTVATTRPETIFGDSAVCINPNDERFTHLKGKKAIVPICGRVVPIIEDDYVDVEFGTGCLKVTPAHDMNDKTLGEKHNLEIIDIFNEDASLNSYGLHYQGKDRFVVREEIAKELETTGALAKTENYLNKVGTSERTKAVIEPRLSDQWFLSMEELVKPAIKSVLETKEIKLYPSRFDNTYRHWLENIRDWNISRQLWWGQQIPAYFYGDGKEDFVVAETPELALALAREKVNPNLQASDLRQDADALDTWFSSWLWPMAVFGGIMEPENEDFKYYYPTNDLVTGPDILFFWVARMIIAGYEYTGKKPFSNVYLTGLVRDKQRRKMSKSLGNSPEPLELIEKFGADGVRVGLLLSASAGNDIMFDEELCNNGKAFANKIWNAFRLIKGWEVADIAQPESSKVAIEWYESKLQQTLVEIEDHFEKYRLSDALMAIYKLVWDDFCSWFLEMIKPAYQQPIDSATFNKAIEMLEANLKLLHPFMPFLTEEIWQHIADRTPEQALIIAEYPKMTSFNEKLISDFEFTSEVIAGLRTIRAAKNIAMKDAIDLKVVNNEKVSTYFDSVIMKLGNIVSLEYITDKIDGALTYRVKSNEYFIPVSGNIDIAAEIAKLTEELKYTQGFLRSVQGKLSNEKFVCGAPEKVLEIERKKEADALAKIATIEQSLASLQ; encoded by the coding sequence ATGTCGATTCCCGCACAGTTTAACGCAGCAGCAGTAGAAAAAAAATGGTACGACTACTGGATGAAAAACAATTATTTTCATTCAAAACCCGACCATAGAAAACCATATACCATTACCATTCCGCCACCAAACGTGACCGGAGTTTTGCACATGGGACATATGTTAAACAACACTATTCAGGATGTTTTAATTCGTCGTGCGCGATTGAAAGGTTTCAACGCCTGTTGGGTTCCGGGAACAGACCATGCTTCTATTGCTACTGAAGCTAAAGTTGTGGCAAAGTTGAAAAGCGAAGGCATCAACAAAAATGATTTAACGCGTGAAGAATTTTTGAAACACGCTTGGGACTGGACAGACAAATACGGTGGAACTATCTTAGAACAGTTGAAACAATTAGGTTGTTCCTGCGATTGGGACAGAACCAAGTTTACTATGGATCCTGATATGTCAGCATCCGTAATTCGTTCTTTCGTTGATTTATATAACAAAGGATATATCTATCGCGGTTACCGTATGGTAAACTGGGATCCGGAAGCCAAAACAACTTTGTCTGATGAAGAAGTAATCTTTGAGGAAAGACAAGGAAAACTATACTTTTTAAAATATCAAATAGAAGGAAGTTCCGATTTCTTAACGGTTGCAACTACACGTCCTGAAACCATTTTCGGAGATAGCGCTGTTTGTATTAACCCAAATGACGAACGTTTTACACATCTGAAAGGCAAAAAAGCGATAGTGCCAATTTGCGGTAGAGTAGTGCCAATCATTGAAGATGACTATGTTGATGTTGAATTCGGAACAGGTTGTTTAAAAGTAACACCTGCGCACGATATGAACGACAAAACATTGGGCGAAAAGCACAATCTTGAAATCATAGATATCTTCAACGAAGATGCCTCTTTGAATTCTTATGGATTGCATTACCAAGGAAAAGACCGATTCGTAGTTCGTGAAGAAATTGCCAAAGAATTAGAAACTACTGGAGCTTTAGCCAAAACTGAAAATTATTTAAACAAAGTTGGAACTTCCGAAAGAACCAAAGCTGTAATCGAACCTCGTTTGTCTGATCAATGGTTTTTGAGCATGGAAGAATTGGTAAAACCTGCCATCAAATCGGTATTGGAAACCAAAGAAATTAAATTATATCCTTCTCGTTTTGATAACACCTATCGTCATTGGTTAGAAAATATTCGCGACTGGAATATTTCCCGTCAATTGTGGTGGGGACAACAAATCCCGGCTTATTTCTATGGCGACGGAAAAGAAGATTTTGTGGTGGCGGAGACACCTGAATTGGCCTTGGCTTTAGCCAGGGAAAAAGTAAATCCTAATCTTCAGGCTTCCGATTTACGTCAGGATGCTGATGCGCTTGACACTTGGTTCTCGTCATGGCTGTGGCCGATGGCTGTTTTTGGTGGAATCATGGAACCGGAAAACGAGGATTTCAAATACTATTATCCAACCAATGATTTGGTTACAGGTCCGGATATTTTATTCTTCTGGGTTGCCAGAATGATTATTGCAGGTTATGAATATACAGGTAAAAAACCGTTTTCAAATGTATACCTGACAGGTTTGGTGCGTGACAAGCAACGCCGTAAAATGTCAAAATCGTTAGGAAATTCACCTGAACCTTTGGAACTGATTGAGAAATTTGGTGCTGATGGTGTTCGTGTTGGATTGCTTTTAAGCGCTTCTGCCGGAAACGATATCATGTTCGATGAAGAACTTTGTAATAACGGAAAAGCATTTGCTAACAAAATCTGGAATGCATTCCGTTTAATCAAAGGTTGGGAAGTTGCCGATATTGCACAACCGGAAAGTTCTAAAGTGGCTATAGAATGGTATGAGTCAAAATTACAACAAACATTGGTAGAAATTGAAGATCATTTCGAAAAATACAGATTGTCTGATGCCTTGATGGCGATATACAAATTGGTTTGGGATGATTTCTGTTCGTGGTTTTTAGAAATGATAAAACCGGCTTACCAACAGCCAATCGACAGCGCGACATTCAACAAAGCCATTGAAATGTTGGAAGCTAATCTGAAATTATTGCATCCGTTTATGCCTTTCCTAACAGAAGAAATTTGGCAGCACATTGCGGATAGAACTCCGGAACAAGCCTTAATTATTGCGGAATATCCTAAGATGACTTCGTTTAACGAAAAGCTAATATCAGATTTCGAATTTACTTCTGAAGTTATCGCTGGTTTGAGAACCATTCGTGCAGCCAAAAACATCGCAATGAAAGATGCTATCGATTTAAAAGTGGTAAACAACGAAAAGGTTTCGACTTATTTTGACAGCGTAATCATGAAACTTGGCAACATAGTTTCTTTAGAATACATTACCGATAAAATTGATGGAGCTTTGACGTATAGAGTAAAATCTAACGAATACTTTATTCCGGTTTCTGGGAATATTGATATTGCTGCCGAGATTGCGAAACTAACAGAAGAATTAAAATACACGCAAGGCTTTTTAAGAAGTGTTCAAGGCAAATTATCTAACGAGAAGTTTGTTTGTGGCGCACCCGAAAAAGTACTTGAAATTGAACGAAAAAAAGAAGCAGATGCTTTGGCTAAAATCGCCACTATAGAGCAAAGTTTAGCAAGTTTACAATAA
- a CDS encoding DUF1573 domain-containing protein — protein sequence MKKYLLIAVILMNAAVFAQKGPKIEFKAKDNTIDYGTVNKEDDNGIRTFEFTNTGDADLIITNVQSTCGCTVPSKPTEPIPPGKTGKIDVKYNMHTGPIRKTITVESNAVNVEEGRVALKIKGEVIEKPIVNLLEKKKTSPMMQ from the coding sequence ATGAAAAAATATTTACTTATTGCTGTTATCCTTATGAATGCTGCAGTTTTTGCCCAAAAAGGTCCAAAAATTGAGTTTAAAGCTAAAGACAACACCATTGACTATGGAACGGTAAATAAAGAGGATGATAATGGTATTCGTACTTTTGAGTTTACCAATACTGGTGATGCTGACTTGATTATCACCAACGTTCAATCAACTTGTGGTTGTACGGTTCCATCAAAACCAACAGAACCAATTCCACCCGGAAAAACCGGAAAGATTGATGTAAAATACAATATGCATACCGGACCAATAAGAAAAACAATTACCGTTGAAAGTAATGCTGTGAATGTAGAAGAAGGCCGTGTTGCATTAAAAATTAAAGGAGAAGTTATAGAAAAACCTATAGTGAATCTCTTAGAAAAAAAGAAAACAAGTCCGATGATGCAATAA
- a CDS encoding pepsin/retropepsin-like aspartic protease family protein, whose protein sequence is MRLKLLLFFLFLSFNGFSQSEFQINNLKNKVVIPFKLINNLIFIPVTINGEELTFLLDTGVEQTILFSLDDKDEVKLFEVEKLKLRGLGSKDAIDSYKSSGNKVEIKDLVDYKHEIYVVLDQEFNFSSHVGIPVNGIIGSYFFRNHIVEINYDKRKIIVYNHDYKNINSRLKKSFTKDSITIEDKKPYCILSINSGEQTVPSKLLIDTGNSDAVWVFLNRTDKIKLPEKNIQDYLGRGFSGNVYGKRARLNSFEFGNKTFKNPLITFPDSTSLKSVNFVPNRVGSLGSEVISRFTIVFDYLNNAVYTKPSKRIDEPFHFNMSGIEVEHAGLEWVKETMDERSTGGIKIYTDNNLDKYQSNLKIHFTLKPIFKIASVRIGSEAEKAGLKVGDRILRINSQMGHWLSIEMINELFKSEDRKPIEIEVERGGKIFKIKFQLKNII, encoded by the coding sequence ATGCGTTTAAAGCTACTCTTATTTTTTCTGTTTCTCTCTTTTAATGGTTTTAGCCAATCTGAATTTCAGATAAACAATTTAAAAAATAAAGTTGTTATCCCTTTCAAACTTATTAATAATCTAATTTTTATCCCGGTTACTATAAACGGGGAAGAGTTGACATTTTTATTAGACACTGGTGTCGAGCAAACGATACTTTTTAGTTTGGATGATAAAGACGAGGTCAAATTATTTGAAGTAGAAAAATTAAAGCTAAGAGGATTAGGAAGCAAGGATGCAATTGATTCGTATAAATCATCCGGAAACAAAGTTGAAATAAAAGATTTAGTCGATTATAAGCATGAAATTTATGTTGTTCTTGACCAGGAGTTTAATTTTTCTTCTCATGTTGGAATTCCGGTAAACGGAATTATTGGTTCCTATTTTTTCAGAAATCATATTGTTGAAATAAATTATGACAAAAGAAAAATTATTGTGTACAACCATGATTACAAAAATATCAATAGCAGATTAAAAAAAAGTTTTACTAAAGATTCAATAACGATTGAAGATAAAAAGCCTTATTGTATTTTAAGCATTAATTCCGGTGAGCAAACAGTTCCTTCAAAATTATTGATAGATACAGGTAATAGTGATGCTGTTTGGGTTTTTTTAAATAGAACTGATAAAATTAAATTACCCGAAAAAAACATACAAGACTATCTTGGCAGAGGGTTTAGCGGGAACGTTTATGGCAAAAGAGCCAGATTGAATAGCTTTGAATTCGGCAATAAAACATTCAAGAATCCTTTGATAACTTTTCCCGATTCGACGTCATTGAAAAGTGTGAATTTTGTTCCGAATAGAGTTGGTTCTTTGGGAAGTGAAGTTATTTCAAGGTTTACCATAGTGTTTGATTATTTAAATAATGCAGTCTACACCAAACCAAGTAAAAGGATAGACGAACCATTTCATTTTAATATGAGTGGAATAGAAGTAGAGCACGCTGGTTTAGAATGGGTTAAGGAAACTATGGATGAGAGATCAACTGGTGGTATAAAGATATATACTGATAATAATCTTGATAAATATCAAAGCAACTTAAAGATTCACTTTACACTAAAACCAATTTTTAAAATAGCAAGTGTTAGAATAGGTTCCGAAGCCGAAAAAGCCGGGCTAAAAGTTGGGGACAGAATTCTTAGAATAAATAGTCAAATGGGACACTGGTTAAGTATCGAAATGATAAATGAACTTTTCAAATCAGAAGATAGAAAACCAATCGAAATAGAAGTTGAAAGAGGAGGGAAAATTTTTAAAATCAAATTCCAACTCAAAAACATTATATAA
- a CDS encoding pyridoxal phosphate-dependent aminotransferase: MPKISLKGQKMPESPIRKLVPYAEIAKKKGHKVYHLNIGQPDIKTPDVALNAVKNADIKVLEYSHSAGFESYRTKLSAYYKSHGLPIDVADIIITTGGSEALLFAMGSTMDVDDEIIIPEPFYANYNGFSTASGVKVVPVISTIDEGFALPPIAAFEKLITPKTKAILICNPGNPTGYLYSKEEILQLAEIVKKHDLFLIADEVYREFIYDENEKHFSVMNVPGLEENAIMIDSVSKRYSMCGARIGCIVSKNKEVMATAMKFAQARLSPPTYAQIASEAALDTPQSYFDDVIEEYKDRRDTLIAELQKIEGVKVATPKGAFYCIAQLPVKNADNFAQWLLESYDNNKETVMVAPAAGFYSTPNVGLNEVRIAYVLKKDDLIRSVAILKDALEVYNKK; the protein is encoded by the coding sequence ATGCCAAAAATATCATTGAAAGGTCAAAAAATGCCTGAGTCTCCAATCAGAAAATTGGTTCCTTACGCAGAAATTGCTAAAAAGAAAGGCCATAAAGTATATCATTTAAACATTGGTCAACCTGATATTAAAACACCTGATGTAGCGTTAAATGCAGTAAAGAATGCAGATATAAAAGTTTTGGAATACAGTCATTCGGCTGGTTTTGAAAGTTACAGAACCAAGCTTTCTGCTTATTATAAATCACACGGATTACCTATTGATGTTGCTGATATAATCATCACAACCGGTGGTTCTGAAGCACTGTTGTTTGCTATGGGAAGCACTATGGATGTTGATGATGAGATTATTATCCCCGAACCTTTTTATGCTAATTACAATGGTTTTTCAACAGCTTCCGGTGTAAAAGTTGTACCTGTAATTTCTACTATCGATGAAGGTTTCGCTTTGCCTCCAATTGCTGCCTTTGAAAAATTAATTACACCAAAAACAAAAGCTATATTAATTTGCAATCCAGGAAATCCAACCGGTTATTTATATTCAAAAGAAGAAATTTTGCAATTGGCTGAAATCGTAAAAAAGCATGATTTATTTCTAATTGCTGATGAAGTCTACAGAGAATTTATTTATGATGAAAATGAAAAGCATTTTTCTGTAATGAATGTTCCCGGTTTAGAAGAAAATGCCATCATGATTGATTCTGTTTCTAAAAGATACAGCATGTGTGGTGCCCGAATTGGATGTATTGTTTCTAAAAACAAAGAAGTAATGGCAACGGCTATGAAATTTGCGCAGGCTAGATTGAGTCCGCCAACTTACGCCCAAATTGCAAGTGAAGCAGCTTTAGATACACCACAAAGTTATTTTGATGATGTAATTGAAGAATACAAAGACAGGAGAGATACCTTGATTGCCGAATTGCAAAAAATTGAAGGCGTAAAAGTAGCAACACCAAAAGGAGCATTTTATTGCATTGCGCAGCTACCTGTAAAAAATGCTGACAATTTTGCCCAATGGCTTTTAGAGTCTTATGACAATAATAAAGAAACGGTAATGGTTGCACCAGCAGCCGGTTTTTATTCAACACCGAATGTTGGTTTAAATGAAGTCCGAATTGCTTATGTCCTTAAAAAAGACGATTTGATTCGCTCTGTTGCTATTCTCAAAGATGCTTTGGAAGTTTATAATAAAAAATAA